One window of Rhodothermales bacterium genomic DNA carries:
- a CDS encoding FtsX-like permease family protein — MIRLLAIAAGRYFAGHRLQLVMSVVGIAVGVAMITGVDLAVSSANRAFELSAETVAGRTTHYLTGADGTVESEVYRTLRVRHGIRDVAPVAEGYVRTAAGTFRLLGIDPLAATAPGRSLPGFPEPGRLMVGSDAVVLSAGGLAVLAGTDSVTVDAAGRSFTLAVAGVVRPDEEAGRQGWSDLMVADVATAQRVLGLGDQLSRIDLITTDDGAREIEALAGPGIRLERPESRSNALGQMTAAFETNLQALSYLALVVGMFLIYNIMSFSVVQRRPVYSRLRATGVSRTLVQGSVLMEAAALGLVGSVVGLGLGAALGEGLVRLVTRAINDLYFVVNVREVGLDGWQVGKSLVVGLAASLGSAWVPARAAASVPAADALRRSDEEDRFAAGIAGMARWGAVLGGLSIVVLVLPAGVAGGYLGLLLLIVSFALTGPALVRGLAAGARRFGGGLPVRMAVGGIREHLSRTSIATVALAVSVAAAVGVGVMVDSFRGTVQEWLGTTLRADLYIRAPGSVLRLGGGVVAPEAIAVMRGMEGVEASYGVRRVDVETSDGPVALVVIESGPQGRAAYRFTETTVDDPWAAFAGGDVFVSEPYAFRTGTGAGDTLEVQTETGPQVVRAVAEYVDYGSDMGVVLMERAAYERSFDDTTYNGIALYLEPGVDPEAMVTRVREETAGIQGLIVSSNRALRDASLEIFDRTFAITWVLRALALIVAVIGVISALAAIQLERSWEFAVQRAVGLRRGALQRVMLLQSGLMGAFAGLLSIPLGIALAAGLVYVINRRSFGWTLDFSVDPVILLQAVVVSIVAALAAGWIPARAASRASLASRLKGPHA, encoded by the coding sequence GTGATTCGGCTGCTGGCCATTGCGGCGGGACGTTATTTCGCCGGACACCGGCTCCAGTTGGTGATGTCCGTGGTCGGAATTGCCGTCGGTGTTGCCATGATCACCGGCGTCGATCTGGCGGTGAGTTCGGCCAATCGCGCATTTGAGTTGTCGGCAGAAACGGTGGCCGGCCGCACCACGCATTATCTGACTGGTGCCGACGGAACGGTCGAGAGCGAGGTGTACCGAACCCTGCGCGTTCGGCACGGGATTCGGGACGTGGCACCCGTTGCCGAAGGGTATGTGCGCACCGCCGCCGGCACGTTCCGGCTGCTTGGCATCGACCCTCTGGCTGCGACGGCTCCCGGCCGCTCATTGCCGGGTTTTCCAGAACCCGGCCGGCTGATGGTCGGGTCTGACGCGGTCGTGCTCTCCGCCGGAGGCTTGGCAGTGCTTGCCGGAACAGACTCGGTCACAGTGGACGCGGCGGGAAGGTCGTTCACGCTGGCGGTCGCAGGCGTGGTGAGGCCGGACGAGGAGGCAGGCAGACAGGGTTGGTCGGACCTGATGGTGGCGGATGTTGCCACGGCGCAGCGGGTGCTTGGGCTGGGCGATCAGTTGAGCCGGATAGATCTCATTACAACCGATGACGGGGCCCGGGAAATTGAGGCACTTGCCGGCCCCGGCATTCGGCTTGAGCGGCCGGAATCGCGGAGCAACGCGCTGGGGCAGATGACCGCTGCGTTCGAAACCAACCTGCAGGCACTGAGCTACCTGGCGCTTGTGGTCGGCATGTTCCTGATCTACAACATCATGAGCTTCTCCGTCGTGCAGCGGCGGCCGGTTTACAGCAGGCTCAGGGCGACGGGTGTATCCAGGACACTCGTTCAGGGCTCCGTGCTCATGGAGGCCGCTGCGTTGGGGCTGGTCGGCAGCGTGGTCGGACTGGGACTCGGAGCCGCACTCGGTGAGGGCTTGGTACGCCTGGTCACCCGAGCCATCAACGACCTGTACTTCGTGGTGAATGTGCGGGAGGTGGGTCTGGACGGCTGGCAGGTGGGCAAGTCACTAGTGGTGGGACTTGCTGCGAGCCTGGGTTCGGCGTGGGTTCCTGCCCGCGCGGCGGCCTCGGTGCCGGCAGCAGATGCCCTGCGACGTTCTGACGAAGAAGATCGATTTGCTGCTGGGATCGCAGGCATGGCCCGCTGGGGTGCGGTGCTTGGTGGGCTGTCCATCGTCGTGCTGGTGCTGCCCGCAGGAGTGGCTGGTGGTTATCTCGGACTCTTGCTTCTGATCGTCTCATTCGCACTGACTGGTCCAGCGCTCGTCCGGGGCCTCGCAGCCGGAGCACGACGCTTCGGAGGAGGACTTCCTGTTCGCATGGCGGTCGGCGGGATTCGGGAGCACCTGAGTCGCACTTCGATTGCCACGGTGGCACTCGCGGTCTCGGTGGCCGCCGCCGTGGGCGTCGGGGTAATGGTGGACAGCTTTCGCGGGACCGTTCAGGAATGGCTGGGGACCACGCTGCGGGCAGATCTCTACATCCGCGCTCCGGGCTCTGTGCTCCGGCTGGGAGGAGGCGTCGTCGCCCCGGAAGCGATAGCCGTCATGCGCGGTATGGAGGGTGTGGAGGCGTCGTATGGTGTCCGGCGGGTCGACGTCGAAACCTCGGATGGACCGGTCGCACTTGTCGTGATTGAGTCGGGACCCCAAGGCAGAGCCGCCTATCGGTTCACGGAGACCACGGTCGACGATCCATGGGCCGCCTTTGCCGGCGGAGACGTCTTTGTCTCGGAGCCGTACGCATTCCGGACCGGGACCGGCGCAGGCGATACTCTGGAAGTGCAGACCGAGACGGGGCCTCAGGTTGTGCGCGCGGTCGCCGAGTATGTGGATTACGGATCCGACATGGGCGTCGTATTGATGGAAAGGGCTGCGTACGAGCGGTCCTTCGATGACACCACCTACAACGGCATTGCATTGTACCTGGAGCCAGGAGTCGACCCGGAGGCCATGGTCACTCGCGTTCGGGAAGAGACGGCTGGCATACAGGGGCTGATCGTCAGTTCCAATCGCGCTCTTCGGGACGCCTCACTCGAAATCTTCGACCGCACGTTCGCCATCACATGGGTCCTGCGTGCTTTGGCGCTCATTGTAGCCGTCATCGGGGTGATCAGCGCGCTTGCCGCCATCCAGCTGGAGCGCTCCTGGGAGTTTGCGGTACAACGGGCCGTCGGATTGCGCCGGGGAGCCCTCCAACGGGTAATGCTGCTGCAAAGCGGCCTCATGGGCGCTTTCGCCGGGCTACTTTCCATTCCGCTCGGCATCGCCCTGGCTGCCGGACTCGTTTATGTCATCAATCGCCGGTCCTTCGGGTGGACGCTCGACTTCAGTGTGGACCCCGTCATTCTCCTGCAGGCGGTGGTGGTCTCCATCGTGGCGGCACTTGCCGCCGGGTGGATTCCGGCTCGGGCGGCATCGCGCGCCTCTCTCGCCTCTCGACTCAAGGGACCCCATGCGTAG
- a CDS encoding ABC transporter ATP-binding protein, protein MEPILKLESVRKHFVEGGRRRDILRGASLEMAPGAFTALLGRSGAGKSTLLNLIGGLDVADGGTVSVAGQDLGKLDDDARTDLRARSMGFVFQAFNLIPTLTAAENLSLPLVLAGKSLREASEAAGMMLQQVGLGDRGTARPDRLSGGEQQRVAIARALIHEPRLVLADEPTGNLDYETGREIMDLLHGMVRERGVSMLVVTHDTDFLRISDRVVRLHGGLLHEQEGRAA, encoded by the coding sequence ATGGAACCGATTCTCAAGCTGGAGTCCGTGCGCAAGCACTTTGTGGAGGGAGGGCGCCGCCGCGACATCCTGCGAGGCGCGTCCCTCGAGATGGCCCCGGGAGCCTTCACGGCGCTACTCGGCAGGAGCGGGGCCGGGAAGAGTACGCTGCTGAATCTGATCGGGGGTCTCGACGTCGCGGACGGGGGTACCGTAAGCGTGGCGGGTCAAGACCTCGGCAAGCTGGACGACGATGCGCGCACCGACCTGCGTGCACGATCGATGGGATTCGTGTTTCAGGCATTCAATCTCATCCCTACCCTGACCGCCGCAGAGAATCTGAGCTTGCCGCTCGTCCTTGCGGGCAAATCGCTCAGGGAAGCATCCGAAGCCGCAGGGATGATGTTGCAGCAGGTAGGCCTCGGCGACCGTGGGACTGCCAGGCCGGACAGGCTCTCCGGAGGCGAGCAGCAGCGAGTGGCCATCGCCCGCGCGCTGATTCATGAGCCGCGACTGGTGTTGGCCGACGAGCCCACGGGCAACCTTGACTACGAGACCGGACGCGAAATCATGGATCTCCTGCACGGCATGGTTCGGGAGCGAGGCGTCAGCATGCTTGTGGTAACCCACGACACCGATTTCCTGCGCATCTCGGACCGGGTTGTGCGTCTGCACGGCGGTCTGCTCCATGAGCAGGAGGGAAGAGCGGCGTGA
- the gdhA gene encoding NADP-specific glutamate dehydrogenase has translation MEVKQDRLETFLDAVKHRNPGEAEFHQAVKEVAEKLWPFLAKHPEYRDARILERMTEPDRVMMFRVTWVDDNGQIQVNRGYRVQFNGAIGPYKGGLRFHPSVNLGILKFLAFEQILKNSLTTLPMGGGKGGSDFDPKGKSDNEVMRFCQSFMSELFRHIGKNVDVPAGDIGVGAREVGYLFGQYRRLRNEFTGTLTGKGMEFGGSLIRPEATGYGSVYFAREMLATQAKDIEGHTCLVSGSGNVAQYTVEKLIELGGKVLTMSDSSGFVYDPEGIDREKLEFIMELKNQRRGRISEFAEEYGVEYHEGKRPWHAGGELAFPSATQNEISEEDAEALVDNGCILVSEGANMPTTAEAAKIFEDAQLLFGPGKAANAGGVAISGLEMTQNSMRLQWTREQVDTKLKEIMSNIHETCVEYGRESDDYVDYARGANVGGFVKVANAMLAYGAV, from the coding sequence ATGGAAGTGAAGCAGGACCGCCTGGAAACGTTCTTGGATGCCGTCAAACACCGCAATCCGGGAGAGGCTGAATTCCACCAGGCGGTCAAGGAGGTGGCCGAAAAGCTGTGGCCGTTCCTTGCGAAGCACCCCGAATACCGGGACGCGCGCATTCTCGAGCGCATGACCGAACCGGACCGCGTGATGATGTTCAGGGTGACCTGGGTCGACGATAATGGCCAGATCCAGGTGAATCGCGGCTACCGCGTGCAGTTCAACGGGGCGATCGGTCCGTACAAGGGCGGGCTGAGGTTTCATCCCAGCGTAAACCTCGGGATTCTGAAGTTCCTGGCGTTTGAGCAGATCCTGAAGAACAGCCTTACCACACTACCCATGGGAGGCGGGAAAGGCGGAAGTGACTTCGATCCGAAAGGCAAGAGCGACAACGAGGTGATGCGCTTCTGCCAGAGCTTCATGTCCGAACTGTTCAGGCACATCGGCAAGAACGTGGATGTGCCGGCAGGGGATATCGGCGTCGGCGCCCGGGAGGTCGGTTACCTGTTTGGTCAGTATCGACGTCTTCGGAACGAGTTTACCGGGACCCTGACCGGGAAAGGCATGGAATTCGGGGGCAGCCTGATCAGGCCCGAGGCCACCGGCTACGGCTCCGTCTATTTTGCGCGCGAAATGCTGGCCACGCAGGCAAAGGACATCGAGGGCCACACCTGCCTCGTCTCGGGCTCCGGCAATGTGGCGCAGTACACGGTAGAGAAGCTTATCGAGTTGGGAGGCAAAGTCCTGACCATGTCGGATTCCTCCGGGTTCGTGTATGACCCCGAAGGCATCGACAGGGAAAAGCTCGAATTCATCATGGAGCTCAAGAACCAGCGTCGCGGTCGGATATCCGAGTTCGCCGAGGAGTACGGGGTCGAGTACCATGAGGGCAAGCGGCCATGGCACGCCGGCGGCGAGCTGGCCTTTCCATCGGCAACGCAGAACGAGATTTCCGAGGAGGACGCGGAAGCCCTGGTAGACAACGGATGCATTCTGGTGTCAGAAGGCGCCAACATGCCCACAACGGCCGAGGCTGCAAAAATCTTCGAGGATGCCCAGCTGTTGTTCGGGCCCGGCAAGGCGGCCAATGCGGGAGGCGTTGCCATTTCCGGCCTGGAGATGACCCAGAACTCGATGCGTCTGCAATGGACCCGGGAGCAGGTTGACACCAAGTTGAAGGAGATCATGTCCAACATCCACGAGACCTGCGTCGAATACGGCCGGGAGAGTGACGACTACGTGGACTACGCGCGTGGAGCGAACGTGGGCGGATTCGTGAAGGTGGCCAACGCGATGCTGGCGTACGGAGCAGTCTAG